In Candidatus Methylomirabilota bacterium, one genomic interval encodes:
- the lexA gene encoding transcriptional repressor LexA, whose translation MKGLSPKQRQVLEEILRSLRQRGMPPILEEIAEAIGVKSRFGAFRHVRALEQKGYIRRLSGPRGIQVLKDPAGNPLPPEEQVGYLPVYDRVTAGSPVLARDEVVDYIPVPAFWLGGGDGFAVRVLTDSMAPTVAPGDIAIVRQQQTAVPGDIVVALIEEEAVLKRFKRRVDTVLLASDNPAYTPLRFPQALREPQGQGIRILGKVVGLLRRFNSSTASKEQFHRV comes from the coding sequence ATGAAAGGGCTCAGTCCAAAGCAGCGGCAGGTGCTCGAAGAGATTCTCCGCTCGCTCCGGCAGCGGGGGATGCCTCCTATATTAGAAGAGATCGCCGAGGCGATCGGGGTCAAGAGCCGGTTCGGTGCCTTTCGGCACGTCCGGGCGCTCGAGCAAAAAGGCTATATCCGCCGCCTTTCTGGTCCCCGCGGCATTCAGGTCCTGAAGGACCCGGCAGGCAACCCGCTCCCCCCTGAAGAGCAGGTCGGATACCTCCCCGTATACGATCGAGTGACCGCCGGGTCGCCCGTGCTCGCCCGGGACGAGGTAGTGGATTATATCCCGGTGCCGGCCTTCTGGCTGGGCGGCGGCGATGGCTTTGCCGTCAGGGTCCTCACCGACAGTATGGCCCCCACCGTGGCTCCCGGCGATATCGCCATCGTGCGTCAGCAGCAGACTGCCGTGCCCGGGGATATCGTGGTGGCCCTGATCGAGGAAGAGGCAGTTCTGAAGCGCTTCAAGCGGCGGGTCGATACGGTCCTTCTCGCTTCGGATAACCCTGCCTACACTCCGCTGCGGTTTCCACAGGCCCTTCGAGAACCTCAGGGCCAGGGCATCCGGATTCTCGGCAAGGTGGTGGGCTTGCTCCGCCGATTCAACAGTTCAACTGCATCGAAAGAGCAATTTCACCGGGTCTGA